The nucleotide window ATCGCTGTGGGCCTGTGCTGTTCCCTCGTATGCGCCCCGTGTGACGTCCGACATCGTCTTCCCGGCCACGTAATTCAACCCGTCGAGATTGTCTTCGCTCTGCGGAATTGTCAGGTCGCCGTCGTCGTCTTCGACCATCAGAAACGTCTCAAGCACGATGCGCTGACCGTCCTGCATGTACTGTCCGAGGGAGTGCAAGTCGGTGGTGTATTGAACCACAGCCGGAAACAGCCCGGTGCCGTCCTTCCCCTCGCTCTCGCCCATGAGCTGTTGCCACCACCCGCCGATCGAGCGGAGCTTCGGCTCGAACACGGCGAGGACATCCACATCATAGCCCTCTTCGAGCAGCAGGTAACGAAGGCCGGCGTACTGCAGGGCCGGATTGTCTTCGGCATCTTTCAGCTCCTCGCATGCCGATACGGCTCCGTAGAAAAACGAGCGGATGTCGATTCCAGCCGCCGCGATCGGTAGCAGTCCCACCGGTGTCATGACGGAGAACCGGCCGCCGACATCTCGCGGGATGACGTACTTTTTATAAGGATGCTCGTCCCGGAGCGTGTTCAGCACGCCCTTCTCTGGATCCGTGGTGACGATGATCCGGTCGTCAGCATCTTCGAAGTGATCCTCCATCCACTGACGGACGAATCGGAAGGAAAGAGCCGTTTCGAGCGTCGTTCCACTTTTGGAGATGACGTTGACGAAGACACTCTTGCCCTCGAGGCTCTCGAGCAGCTCTCGCAAGTAGGCCCCGCTCGTCTGATTTCCGGCAAAGAGGACCTCCGGCGGATCATCCGGTTGATCACTTTTCCCGGGCAGGTCGGGCGTGGCTGGAGAGGTTTTTTTGAAATAGGGAGTCAGGGCATCAATAACGGCTTTAGCCCCGAGATACGACCCGCCAATGCCGAGGCACAGCAGCACATCCGCATCACGACGGAGATGGGCGGCCGTCGTCTCGATGTCTTCGAGGAGTGCATCGTCCGGGTCGGTGAGCAGATCGCGCCAGCCGAGAAAATCGCTTCCTGCACCGGATTTGTCGAGTACGGCCTGGTGGGCGTCGGTCAGTTTCGGCTGCAGGTCGTCAAGAGCGCCATCATCGAGCATGTCGAGGGCGCGCGAATCGTCGAGTCGGATCATAAACGAGAAGTGGTGGAGTGCGAAACGATAGCGAGGTCCTGCAAAATTCGTCCTGCCGAATGACAGGAGACACTGAAATGAGCAACCGGCGCCCGTGATGCATCGGGTGGATGACGCATAGCCACTGGGATGCAGCCGGACACGCACAACGTACAAAGCAGCCGGTGAACCGTGCAGCATCCTCAGGTGGAACTCGTGACTCCGCCGTCGGCGTTGTCTTTATGTGGCGCGGCATTCGTCGGATGGTCCCGTTCCGGATCATCGCGACGCCGCGGTTCGCTGATACACATCTTGTAGACTGATCGACCATGTGGACTGGACGATTCTTTATCGGCGCGTGCATTGCCGCTTTTCTCCTTCTGTCAGCGTTCCGGTTCGCTTCGGGCACGACAGACATTGAGCGGTTGCCCGTCGGAAGCGAGATTCCGGAGCCTGA belongs to Longibacter salinarum and includes:
- a CDS encoding glucose-6-phosphate isomerase is translated as MIRLDDSRALDMLDDGALDDLQPKLTDAHQAVLDKSGAGSDFLGWRDLLTDPDDALLEDIETTAAHLRRDADVLLCLGIGGSYLGAKAVIDALTPYFKKTSPATPDLPGKSDQPDDPPEVLFAGNQTSGAYLRELLESLEGKSVFVNVISKSGTTLETALSFRFVRQWMEDHFEDADDRIIVTTDPEKGVLNTLRDEHPYKKYVIPRDVGGRFSVMTPVGLLPIAAAGIDIRSFFYGAVSACEELKDAEDNPALQYAGLRYLLLEEGYDVDVLAVFEPKLRSIGGWWQQLMGESEGKDGTGLFPAVVQYTTDLHSLGQYMQDGQRIVLETFLMVEDDDGDLTIPQSEDNLDGLNYVAGKTMSDVTRGAYEGTAQAHSDGGVPILSLWMDSIDPGPLGELLYFFEHAVAVSGYLLGVNPFNQPGVEDYKREMFDRLGK